The following proteins are co-located in the Fibrobacter sp. UWEL genome:
- the rpmF gene encoding 50S ribosomal protein L32: MAVPKRKTSTARRDKRRTHWKMEVPAMATCDHCGSVKRPHRVCPVCGFYNGVEVVDMKAEA; this comes from the coding sequence ATGGCTGTACCTAAAAGAAAAACTTCCACCGCTCGTCGTGACAAGCGTCGTACCCACTGGAAGATGGAAGTGCCCGCTATGGCTACTTGCGATCATTGCGGTTCCGTGAAGCGTCCGCATCGCGTTTGCCCGGTTTGCGGTTTCTACAATGGTGTAGAAGTTGTCGACATGAAGGCAGAAGCCTAA
- a CDS encoding DUF177 domain-containing protein translates to MRIDIAQTLSEPEDRQVVWSHADAPELFDELHLKGDLVAQVLVSPEGDNKWLVTGTISGVQTLTCSRSLEPFDRPFSTEIVVEVERIQIAKQELDEEDVDVYAYKIPQGQYFVDVSECVRELILLQEPQAPVKNPDEDFIFVTNNNPAEDEAGEKPTDPRWDKLKALKDKMSKGN, encoded by the coding sequence TTGAGAATCGATATTGCACAAACACTTTCTGAACCCGAAGACCGCCAGGTGGTCTGGTCCCATGCCGATGCCCCTGAACTCTTCGACGAACTGCACCTAAAGGGCGATCTGGTAGCTCAGGTGCTGGTTAGCCCCGAAGGCGACAACAAGTGGCTTGTGACTGGTACGATCTCCGGCGTGCAGACGCTAACCTGCTCCCGCTCTCTGGAACCGTTTGACCGACCCTTCTCCACTGAAATCGTGGTCGAAGTTGAACGAATTCAGATTGCAAAACAGGAACTTGACGAGGAAGACGTTGACGTCTATGCCTACAAGATCCCCCAGGGGCAGTACTTCGTAGATGTTTCCGAGTGCGTTCGTGAGCTTATTTTGCTTCAGGAACCCCAAGCACCCGTGAAAAATCCTGACGAAGATTTTATCTTTGTAACAAACAACAATCCGGCAGAGGATGAAGCTGGCGAAAAGCCGACGGATCCCCGCTGGGACAAACTCAAGGCCCTCAAAGACAAAATGTCCAAGGGCAACTAG
- the plsX gene encoding phosphate acyltransferase PlsX translates to MVKVALDALGGDFAPDVVIDGAINAANKDADLHIVLCGPEAEVKAGLAKRGYTGTGISVVDAPEPVAMDEHPVMVLKKKPNSGLVTCVALQKKGLVDASVSAGNSGAMMASCLMLLGKTTDKFARPPIGCVIPTAEKPIVLVDAGANVDERASVLVDFAIAGSAFAETYFGREKPKVGLVNMGEEEHKGPAVLQETYQLLKNAPVNFIGNIEGEDLIMSKADVAVTSGFTGNVILKMIEGFYEMHHKMFGSIDTEAGRNFDNMWDYRMTGGALLLGLNGTGIIAHGRSDALAIEKAVEVAAKYARLGVAKNVNARLAEIKDEAAEAPAQA, encoded by the coding sequence ATGGTTAAAGTAGCTTTGGATGCTCTGGGTGGCGATTTTGCTCCCGACGTTGTGATCGATGGCGCTATTAACGCTGCCAACAAGGATGCCGATCTGCACATCGTTTTGTGCGGACCTGAGGCCGAGGTCAAGGCTGGTCTCGCCAAGCGCGGTTATACCGGTACCGGTATTTCCGTGGTCGATGCACCGGAGCCGGTTGCCATGGATGAACATCCTGTCATGGTCCTCAAGAAGAAGCCCAACTCTGGTCTGGTCACTTGCGTTGCCCTCCAGAAGAAGGGTCTGGTAGACGCATCCGTCAGTGCTGGTAACTCCGGCGCCATGATGGCTAGCTGCCTTATGCTCTTGGGTAAGACTACAGACAAATTCGCTCGTCCGCCTATCGGTTGCGTGATTCCCACCGCCGAAAAGCCCATCGTTCTCGTGGACGCTGGTGCTAACGTTGACGAACGCGCTTCCGTTCTGGTTGACTTCGCCATCGCTGGTTCTGCATTTGCTGAAACCTACTTCGGTCGCGAAAAGCCGAAGGTTGGCTTGGTGAACATGGGCGAAGAAGAACACAAGGGCCCCGCAGTTCTCCAGGAAACCTATCAGCTCCTCAAGAACGCTCCCGTGAACTTCATCGGTAACATCGAAGGTGAAGACCTGATCATGTCCAAGGCCGACGTGGCTGTGACCTCCGGCTTTACCGGTAACGTCATCCTCAAGATGATCGAAGGCTTCTACGAAATGCACCACAAGATGTTCGGTTCCATCGATACCGAAGCTGGTCGCAACTTCGATAACATGTGGGACTACCGCATGACCGGTGGCGCTCTGCTCCTGGGCCTCAATGGTACTGGCATTATCGCTCACGGCCGTTCCGACGCTCTGGCTATCGAAAAGGCTGTGGAAGTTGCCGCTAAGTATGCTCGCCTCGGTGTGGCTAAGAACGTGAACGCACGTCTCGCCGAAATCAAGGACGAAGCCGCCGAAGCTCCCGCTCAGGCATAA
- a CDS encoding ATP-binding protein produces the protein MSVFLIVFVAASLILGLMDVVISIMAIRKGGFLGKKLAFTSFGCGYLVFVYLLRICVSHETLFSWLTSAYYIGMDVMLLFMTCFVANLVELKKSTVYRAAAFALIALAAIDSVGFLINPFLEIWTGFVPSPLYNKFRLVIHAPFYYHVVFSSSLVVLSLILLVRKWSIVSDGFKRRYGYVAASIFAVILLNLATFIFPDFFGGQRMDYSALACSFAAIVFYWSTCIFTPVSFMYDHSVPLEKRMNLMFMITGIIGSLLGLLICLAASVDYVGILTVGGVIIGMIGASFVARRNGHEELGLWILVAGILIAMPTIWLFSGGIHSGVNIWFVYEFFYIAFALKGRRMLIAMGAASLLDGACYIFGYYCPQHVYTFTNLLDSYISTMGSAFVVGLTVVVTVVYQKNIYYDEQNALEKSYREQKKLQREAEIANKAKGDFLANMSHEIRTPINAILGLDEMILRGASAEETAEYARNIKQAGNMLLSLVNDVLDFSKIENGKMDIIPADYKPSSMINDLVTMFNPRVVEKGLELKTDIMENVPSVLRGDDVRIRQIISNLLSNAIKYTHKGSVTLTVRSEVEGPKCILYVSVKDTGIGVREEDRQRLFESFRRVDESRNRSIQGTGLGLSITLRLLELMGSSLELESNYGEGSDFSFRLVQDVVDATPIGNLQKQLEGKEKQADVYRESFEAPQARILVVDDNKMNLMVVKGLLKHSRMQIDTVMSGQECLNKVETNRYDIIFMDHMMPEMDGMETVRRLHEMTENKSATARIVALTANAVVGAKEMYLAAGFDDILAKPIRGAQLEKMILHYLPPELVYKKVQQSLT, from the coding sequence GTGTCCGTGTTTTTGATTGTATTTGTTGCTGCATCCCTGATTTTAGGGCTTATGGATGTTGTCATTTCCATAATGGCCATCCGCAAGGGCGGGTTCCTCGGTAAAAAGCTTGCCTTTACCAGCTTTGGCTGTGGTTATCTGGTATTTGTCTATCTCCTCCGCATTTGCGTTTCCCACGAAACCTTATTCTCCTGGCTTACCAGCGCCTACTATATAGGCATGGACGTGATGCTTCTGTTCATGACGTGCTTTGTGGCGAACCTGGTGGAACTGAAAAAATCGACGGTTTATCGTGCTGCGGCTTTTGCTCTCATTGCCCTTGCCGCCATTGATTCCGTAGGTTTTTTAATAAATCCTTTCTTGGAAATCTGGACGGGTTTTGTTCCTAGCCCATTGTACAACAAGTTCCGTCTGGTCATTCACGCCCCGTTCTATTATCATGTGGTTTTCAGCAGCTCCCTGGTGGTGCTGTCCCTGATACTTCTCGTACGTAAGTGGTCCATCGTTTCTGATGGTTTCAAGCGCAGGTACGGTTATGTGGCGGCGTCCATCTTTGCGGTCATCCTCCTGAATCTTGCCACCTTCATTTTCCCGGATTTTTTCGGCGGACAGAGAATGGATTACTCCGCCCTCGCCTGTAGCTTTGCGGCCATTGTATTTTACTGGTCCACCTGCATATTCACTCCCGTGAGCTTCATGTACGATCACAGTGTTCCTCTGGAAAAACGTATGAATCTCATGTTCATGATTACGGGAATTATCGGGTCCCTCCTGGGCTTGCTGATTTGTCTTGCGGCCTCCGTAGACTATGTGGGAATTCTAACGGTAGGTGGTGTTATCATTGGCATGATTGGCGCTTCCTTTGTGGCAAGACGGAATGGCCACGAAGAACTGGGCCTCTGGATTTTGGTGGCGGGTATCCTGATTGCCATGCCTACCATTTGGCTCTTTTCCGGTGGCATTCACAGTGGCGTAAATATCTGGTTTGTCTACGAGTTCTTCTATATCGCCTTTGCCCTGAAGGGCCGTAGAATGCTGATTGCCATGGGGGCTGCGTCCCTGCTGGACGGGGCTTGCTATATCTTTGGTTATTACTGCCCGCAGCATGTCTACACCTTTACCAATCTCCTGGACTCCTACATCAGTACTATGGGATCTGCCTTTGTGGTGGGACTTACCGTGGTGGTGACGGTCGTGTATCAAAAGAACATTTATTACGATGAACAAAATGCTCTGGAAAAGTCTTACAGGGAACAGAAAAAGCTTCAGCGTGAGGCGGAAATCGCCAACAAGGCCAAGGGTGATTTTCTTGCCAACATGAGCCACGAAATCCGTACTCCCATCAATGCCATTCTGGGTCTGGACGAGATGATTCTTCGTGGGGCATCTGCCGAAGAAACTGCAGAATACGCCCGCAACATCAAGCAGGCCGGCAATATGCTATTGTCCCTCGTTAACGATGTGCTGGACTTCTCCAAAATTGAAAACGGCAAGATGGATATTATTCCTGCGGACTATAAGCCCTCTTCCATGATTAACGACCTGGTCACCATGTTTAATCCCCGTGTGGTGGAAAAAGGCCTGGAATTAAAAACGGACATCATGGAAAATGTGCCTTCCGTATTGCGGGGCGATGACGTCCGTATTCGTCAGATTATCTCCAACCTTCTGTCCAATGCCATCAAGTATACCCACAAGGGCTCCGTCACCCTGACGGTAAGGAGCGAGGTAGAAGGCCCGAAGTGCATTCTTTACGTGTCCGTCAAGGATACGGGTATTGGCGTTCGGGAAGAAGACCGCCAGCGTCTGTTTGAATCTTTCCGCCGTGTGGATGAGTCCCGCAACCGCAGTATTCAGGGCACCGGGCTTGGTCTATCCATTACCCTCAGGCTATTGGAACTGATGGGCTCCTCCCTGGAACTGGAAAGCAACTACGGGGAAGGTTCTGACTTTAGCTTCCGTCTGGTTCAGGACGTGGTGGACGCGACTCCCATAGGAAACCTCCAGAAACAGCTGGAAGGCAAGGAAAAGCAGGCGGACGTGTACCGCGAAAGTTTCGAGGCGCCCCAGGCTAGAATCCTGGTGGTGGATGACAACAAGATGAACCTCATGGTGGTGAAGGGCCTGCTGAAGCATTCCAGAATGCAGATCGACACCGTTATGAGTGGCCAGGAATGTCTGAACAAGGTGGAAACCAACCGCTACGACATCATCTTTATGGATCACATGATGCCGGAAATGGATGGCATGGAAACCGTAAGACGCCTCCATGAAATGACCGAAAATAAGTCCGCCACCGCAAGAATTGTTGCCCTAACCGCCAATGCCGTGGTGGGAGCCAAGGAAATGTACCTGGCTGCCGGTTTTGACGACATTCTGGCAAAACCCATACGTGGGGCCCAGTTGGAAAAGATGATTTTGCATTATCTGCCCCCCGAACTGGTCTATAAAAAGGTCCAGCAATCGTTGACCTAA